The Desulfosoma caldarium genome has a window encoding:
- a CDS encoding AAA family ATPase, with protein sequence MGRAHEAIARAMQTLGRYLHGKEKPLRLAFICFFSRGHLLIEDLPGLGKTTLAIGLAKILGLSFARIQCTSDLLPTDITGLSIFNRTAGVFEFHSGPIFHNIILVDEINRATPKTQSALLEAMGEKQVTLEGRTMDLPKPFFVIATQNPAEQFGTFPLPESQMDRFMMRIRIGYPSREAELEILRGGSKRRELYSLDPVMDQDTVLMIQDFIRKRMITSDTLLDYLMRIIEESRRCEDLTAGLSTRGSLALLHTSRAHAFMEGRDYVIPEDVKAVAPYVMAHRVVFREEYSSEDKKEMIRLLLQRVPVPA encoded by the coding sequence ATGGGCCGAGCGCATGAGGCCATCGCCAGGGCGATGCAGACCCTCGGCCGTTACCTGCACGGCAAAGAAAAGCCCCTGCGCCTGGCCTTCATATGTTTTTTTTCGCGCGGCCACCTACTCATCGAAGATCTGCCCGGATTGGGAAAGACCACCTTGGCCATCGGTCTGGCCAAGATTCTCGGCCTGTCTTTTGCGCGCATTCAGTGCACCAGTGACCTTTTACCCACGGACATCACGGGATTGTCCATTTTTAATCGCACGGCGGGCGTCTTTGAGTTCCATTCGGGGCCCATTTTTCACAACATCATTCTGGTGGATGAAATCAATCGAGCGACCCCCAAGACCCAGAGCGCTCTGCTGGAAGCCATGGGCGAGAAACAGGTCACTTTGGAAGGGCGCACCATGGATCTTCCCAAACCCTTTTTCGTCATCGCCACCCAAAACCCGGCGGAGCAATTCGGAACATTTCCGCTACCGGAATCCCAGATGGACCGTTTCATGATGCGCATTCGCATTGGATATCCCAGCCGGGAAGCGGAATTGGAAATTCTGCGGGGCGGCAGCAAGCGCCGGGAACTCTATAGCCTGGATCCCGTCATGGACCAGGACACAGTCCTCATGATTCAAGATTTCATTCGAAAGCGCATGATCACCTCGGACACCCTTCTCGACTACCTGATGCGCATCATCGAAGAAAGTCGGCGTTGCGAAGACCTCACGGCAGGGCTGTCCACGCGAGGGTCCCTGGCTCTGCTGCACACATCGCGCGCCCACGCCTTTATGGAAGGTCGAGACTACGTGATTCCGGAAGACGTCAAAGCCGTGGCTCCCTATGTGATGGCTCATCGTGTGGTTTTTCGGGAGGAATACTCCTCCGAGGACAAGAAGGAGATGATCCGATTGCTGCTCCAAAGGGTTCCCGTCCCCGCGTAA
- a CDS encoding response regulator, translating into MNDEIVTKPFHVLVVFGDAPLRRTIKATLRQLGYQGVHAVENGVEALQWLDSGQKVDVIITSLHRTRLDGFELLERIRSQPNTKNLPVVLVAGKATEQLVAQAIETDADGYVLMPFTPADLERRIDELIERRTKPSLYQQLLSSGQATLETAPQESIMWFREAVHENPSNPIGHYWLGQALERAGLMDEAQKAYRTAVELNPLHVKSMDRLREFYRKSGRTDELYDILTRMYRARPDRRDVALELGPLALAKGDVERGIACFEFLVGSVRNRPKALGAVLARFYRFDVLRADVARLAMSVYLEAVEKDAEAAYLLAQILTACDHAAQARDGLVKLLRRSKEFEKPFVIKVHLLLAHIYDKVGIERLAKEHRETARSLQAS; encoded by the coding sequence GTGAACGACGAGATCGTGACCAAACCTTTTCACGTGCTTGTGGTCTTCGGGGATGCGCCACTGCGTCGAACCATCAAGGCAACCCTTCGCCAACTGGGGTATCAGGGCGTGCATGCTGTGGAAAACGGTGTGGAAGCCCTGCAGTGGCTGGATTCGGGGCAGAAGGTCGATGTGATCATCACGAGTTTGCACAGGACCCGTCTGGACGGTTTTGAGCTGCTGGAAAGGATTCGTTCGCAGCCGAACACCAAAAATCTTCCTGTGGTGCTCGTGGCAGGAAAGGCGACGGAACAACTGGTGGCGCAAGCCATTGAAACGGATGCCGACGGTTATGTCTTGATGCCCTTTACCCCGGCCGATTTGGAGCGTCGCATCGACGAACTGATAGAGCGACGCACCAAGCCGAGCCTTTATCAGCAACTGCTTTCGTCCGGGCAGGCCACTCTAGAGACGGCGCCTCAGGAATCGATCATGTGGTTTCGGGAGGCCGTCCATGAAAATCCCTCCAACCCCATCGGCCATTACTGGCTCGGGCAGGCTTTGGAAAGAGCGGGTCTCATGGATGAGGCGCAAAAAGCCTACCGCACGGCGGTGGAGCTGAATCCCTTGCACGTCAAATCCATGGATCGGCTGAGGGAGTTTTACCGAAAAAGTGGCCGCACGGATGAGCTCTACGACATCCTGACGCGCATGTATCGTGCCCGTCCCGATCGGCGCGATGTGGCTCTGGAACTGGGACCTTTGGCCTTGGCCAAAGGGGATGTGGAACGAGGCATCGCGTGTTTTGAATTTTTAGTGGGCAGCGTGCGGAATCGGCCCAAGGCTTTGGGGGCGGTTCTGGCGCGATTTTACCGGTTCGACGTGCTTCGGGCCGATGTGGCGCGTCTAGCCATGAGCGTTTATCTCGAGGCTGTGGAAAAAGATGCGGAAGCCGCCTATCTTTTGGCTCAGATTCTGACCGCCTGCGACCATGCGGCGCAGGCGCGAGACGGCCTGGTGAAGCTTCTCAGGCGTTCCAAAGAATTTGAAAAACCCTTCGTCATCAAGGTTCATCTTCTTTTGGCCCATATCTACGATAAGGTTGGCATCGAAAGGCTGGCCAAAGAACATCGCGAGACCGCCCGATCACTTCAGGCATCTTAA
- a CDS encoding cyclodeaminase/cyclohydrolase family protein, with translation MSEPWNDAFLKALQEPRPDPGGGSAAAHGGLMALCLLHKVAALEAKRAARTSTVGRWWNETLQEIRSLAEAFRRWRQDDAVAYQKLAQVHKMEASHAVRDSAATEAAKIPLAIMKTAASALKMAVAIGDRCARHLTADVAVAAEFLGSALHGAFWIALANAECLHDAKSREDLRRMLRKQREEGEETLRVVRHSLKDRCEAGRR, from the coding sequence GTGTCGGAGCCATGGAACGACGCCTTTCTGAAGGCACTGCAGGAGCCGAGGCCCGATCCGGGTGGAGGGTCCGCCGCCGCTCATGGCGGCCTGATGGCCTTGTGTCTTCTGCATAAGGTGGCGGCGCTGGAAGCAAAACGGGCTGCAAGAACTTCGACGGTCGGCCGATGGTGGAACGAGACGCTCCAGGAAATCCGTTCCTTGGCCGAGGCCTTTCGTCGGTGGCGTCAAGATGACGCGGTGGCGTACCAAAAGCTGGCCCAAGTCCATAAGATGGAAGCATCCCATGCGGTTCGGGATAGCGCTGCCACGGAGGCGGCAAAGATCCCCTTGGCCATCATGAAAACCGCGGCGAGCGCCTTGAAAATGGCCGTAGCCATCGGCGACCGATGCGCGCGCCATTTGACCGCCGATGTGGCCGTGGCGGCGGAATTCTTGGGATCGGCGCTGCACGGCGCTTTTTGGATCGCTTTGGCCAATGCAGAATGCCTGCACGATGCCAAAAGTCGAGAAGATCTTCGGCGGATGCTTCGGAAACAGCGGGAGGAAGGGGAAGAAACACTGCGCGTGGTGAGACACAGCCTCAAGGATCGTTGTGAAGCTGGCCGCCGATAA
- a CDS encoding dihydropteroate synthase, which produces MKLAADNLNALNPRVAQALRDLDPVPIRELVQRCTSPGVDWIDLNPGYLSKRHYDRMAFLVETVEAVTDRGLILDSPNPEVLARGLAACRKTPVLSALSREPHKIDGLLPLAVAYGTPLVVLLMDERSRVPVSMEERLALAVELRETAMAVGVAPHRLIFDPVLPNLSWPDAAEHVREVVKTVRMLSGGSIFPEPARTMVGLSNLRSGLRKRYPLDVEIRCLAVLAGAGLDTVLADTVQPDFLGAYKAINRLVADEETNGRFPAPHERD; this is translated from the coding sequence GTGAAGCTGGCCGCCGATAACCTCAATGCCTTGAACCCGCGAGTGGCGCAGGCCCTTCGCGACCTGGACCCGGTGCCCATTCGAGAACTGGTGCAGCGGTGCACCTCGCCTGGTGTGGACTGGATCGACCTCAATCCCGGCTACCTTTCCAAGCGCCACTATGATCGCATGGCTTTTTTGGTGGAAACGGTGGAAGCCGTCACGGATCGAGGACTCATTTTGGACAGCCCAAACCCTGAGGTTTTAGCCCGAGGTTTGGCTGCATGCCGCAAGACACCCGTGCTGAGCGCCCTGTCTCGAGAGCCGCACAAGATCGATGGCCTTCTTCCTCTGGCGGTGGCCTACGGCACACCGCTGGTGGTGCTTCTCATGGATGAGCGGTCTCGAGTTCCCGTGTCCATGGAAGAGCGCCTGGCCCTTGCCGTGGAGCTTCGAGAAACGGCCATGGCGGTGGGAGTGGCGCCGCACCGGTTGATCTTCGATCCGGTCCTGCCCAATCTCAGTTGGCCCGATGCGGCAGAACATGTGCGCGAAGTGGTCAAAACCGTGCGCATGCTTTCGGGCGGGTCGATTTTTCCCGAACCCGCTCGGACCATGGTGGGACTATCCAACCTGCGAAGCGGCCTGAGAAAAAGATACCCTTTGGATGTGGAAATACGGTGCCTGGCGGTGTTGGCCGGAGCCGGCCTGGACACGGTCCTTGCGGACACGGTCCAGCCGGATTTTCTTGGGGCTTACAAAGCGATCAACCGTCTCGTGGCGGATGAGGAAACCAATGGACGATTCCCGGCACCCCATGAGAGGGACTGA
- the purM gene encoding phosphoribosylformylglycinamidine cyclo-ligase yields the protein MADESRYREAGVDLEKANTLVSRIRPLVQTTFHGNVITDIGGFGGLYSVDCTQMKNPVLVSSTDGVGTKLKVAFWADKHDTVGIDLVAMCVNDIVVQGARPLFFLDYLAMGSIDLDRVEAIIRGIVTGCKQANCSLIGGETAEMPGFYSENEYDMAGFAVGLVDNTDIIDGSTIRAGQQVVGLASSGLHSNGYSLVRRIVMDELGLKPDSYLEECGRTVAEELLEPTRIYVDPVLRLLRQFQVKGMAHITGGGFADNVSRILPKQCQAVIDRSAWEMPPVFRFLQEAGKVSQEEMYRVFNCGIGYVMVVGAEDLEDILGRLAGMGYAAFRIGEIVARQPEDLPVRLI from the coding sequence ATGGCTGACGAGTCGCGTTATCGAGAAGCTGGAGTGGACCTGGAAAAGGCCAACACGTTGGTTTCCCGAATCCGCCCCCTGGTGCAGACCACCTTTCATGGCAATGTCATTACGGACATCGGCGGCTTCGGCGGGCTTTACAGCGTCGATTGTACGCAGATGAAAAACCCCGTGCTCGTGTCTTCCACGGACGGCGTGGGCACCAAGCTCAAGGTGGCCTTCTGGGCGGACAAACACGACACGGTGGGGATCGACCTGGTGGCCATGTGCGTCAACGACATCGTGGTCCAAGGGGCGCGCCCTCTGTTTTTTCTCGACTACTTGGCCATGGGTTCCATCGATCTGGACCGCGTGGAAGCCATCATTCGAGGCATCGTCACCGGATGCAAACAAGCCAACTGTTCGCTTATCGGAGGGGAAACGGCCGAAATGCCCGGTTTCTATTCCGAAAACGAATATGACATGGCCGGGTTTGCGGTGGGGCTCGTGGACAACACCGACATCATTGACGGGTCCACCATTCGGGCAGGACAGCAGGTCGTGGGGTTGGCCTCCAGCGGGCTTCATTCCAATGGATACAGTCTGGTGCGCCGCATCGTCATGGATGAACTGGGCCTCAAGCCGGACAGTTATCTGGAGGAATGCGGCCGCACGGTGGCCGAGGAGCTTCTGGAACCCACCCGCATCTACGTGGACCCGGTGCTGCGCCTTTTGCGTCAGTTTCAAGTTAAGGGCATGGCGCACATTACCGGCGGCGGGTTTGCCGACAATGTCTCTCGCATCCTTCCCAAGCAATGCCAGGCCGTCATCGATCGATCGGCCTGGGAAATGCCTCCGGTTTTTCGGTTCTTGCAGGAAGCCGGCAAGGTGTCTCAAGAGGAAATGTACCGTGTGTTCAACTGTGGCATCGGCTACGTGATGGTGGTGGGGGCCGAGGATCTGGAAGACATTCTGGGGCGCCTGGCAGGTATGGGCTATGCCGCGTTTCGCATCGGAGAAATCGTGGCGCGCCAGCCCGAAGATTTGCCCGTGCGCCTGATTTAA
- a CDS encoding transglutaminase family protein, producing MVKTRTVLLSVTYVSAALSYGAVFEFVHPLADAAFAALAALSAVRHFLRPFSVSRHLLNGLALAVMGLSLSRIRADLLVEPLVDGVLVLLGIKLLEAQFQRDYLQVYLLCLFLLLGLGLMSMSISFLFFLVPLALLLTLSLLLLTLEAADPLGQLPVKAVAQLSAVAMAIGTLTVPVALILFFILPRTNFPLLNLLWAFGKAGMGRSGFSDTVSLGDVTSIQEDAAVVFRAQMAPVAFKDLYWRGMVFDEFDGTRWRPSSGRETVVFPNGAEKKAGDVRQTIFMEPFGMDVLFGLDRPVAVERLPTRTRGHGTFRVFSPLFKKTRYVVWSRPVTPFVEEDPPGPELLDLPPSISLRVVDLAQSWAHEPSPAKRVEAITAFLQSSDFHYALENLPKDLETFLLKDRRGNCEYFASALAVLARLAGVPARLVGGYRGGYYNETGGYYLVLQKHAHVWTEVYLDGQGWLRVDPTPAAALTPAQLYIRSLLARWRVFMDTLNYYWFRIVVDYDVEKQFSVLRRARALATSFSEKPHIFSAGRLRSAGVVILGLFALVCFALAAWHRPKHQPAQRLRRAYARRLLRHGYVLKECQGVAEAAKAIDDPDLRDRAMRFAQRFERAVYRDQNLDKNTLRALQEHLRKL from the coding sequence ATGGTCAAGACTAGAACGGTCCTTTTATCCGTCACCTATGTGTCCGCAGCCTTGAGCTACGGGGCCGTCTTTGAGTTCGTGCACCCGTTGGCAGACGCCGCCTTTGCGGCGCTTGCAGCGCTTTCGGCGGTGAGGCATTTTTTGAGGCCCTTTTCGGTGTCGAGGCATCTCCTCAACGGGCTTGCGCTGGCCGTCATGGGGCTCTCCCTTTCTCGAATCCGCGCGGACCTTTTGGTGGAACCCTTGGTGGACGGCGTGCTGGTGCTTCTGGGCATCAAACTCCTGGAAGCCCAGTTTCAGCGGGACTATCTGCAGGTTTATCTCCTGTGTCTCTTTTTGCTCTTGGGCTTGGGCCTTATGTCCATGAGCATCTCATTTCTGTTCTTTCTCGTTCCCCTGGCCCTTCTGCTCACCCTATCCCTGCTTCTGCTCACCCTGGAAGCCGCCGACCCTTTGGGACAACTTCCCGTGAAGGCCGTGGCGCAGTTGTCCGCTGTGGCCATGGCCATCGGAACCCTGACCGTTCCCGTGGCCTTGATCCTCTTTTTCATTCTGCCGAGGACCAATTTTCCGCTTCTGAATCTCTTGTGGGCTTTTGGCAAAGCGGGCATGGGACGATCCGGTTTCTCGGATACGGTCAGTCTTGGGGACGTAACCTCCATTCAGGAAGACGCCGCCGTGGTGTTTCGAGCCCAGATGGCTCCGGTGGCCTTCAAGGATTTGTACTGGCGCGGCATGGTCTTTGACGAGTTCGACGGCACGCGATGGCGCCCCTCTTCTGGGCGGGAAACGGTGGTCTTTCCCAATGGGGCCGAGAAGAAAGCCGGTGATGTGCGGCAGACGATTTTTATGGAACCCTTTGGCATGGATGTGCTCTTCGGGTTGGATCGTCCGGTGGCCGTGGAACGCCTTCCCACGCGAACGAGAGGCCATGGCACCTTTCGCGTTTTCTCACCGCTCTTTAAAAAAACCCGCTATGTGGTGTGGTCCCGGCCCGTGACGCCTTTTGTGGAAGAAGACCCTCCTGGCCCGGAACTGCTGGATCTTCCGCCTTCGATATCGCTCCGCGTGGTGGACCTGGCGCAGTCTTGGGCTCATGAGCCATCGCCGGCCAAGCGCGTGGAGGCCATCACCGCTTTTTTGCAATCCTCGGACTTTCACTACGCCTTGGAAAATCTTCCTAAAGATCTGGAGACCTTTTTGCTGAAAGACCGGCGAGGCAACTGCGAATATTTTGCGTCGGCCCTGGCGGTTCTGGCACGTCTTGCGGGGGTGCCCGCACGGCTCGTGGGGGGCTACCGAGGCGGTTACTACAATGAAACGGGCGGATACTACCTTGTTTTGCAAAAGCACGCGCATGTGTGGACCGAGGTGTACCTGGACGGCCAAGGTTGGCTTCGAGTGGACCCCACACCGGCCGCCGCGCTCACGCCGGCGCAACTCTACATTCGGTCTCTGCTGGCTCGATGGCGCGTCTTTATGGATACGCTCAACTACTACTGGTTTCGCATCGTCGTGGACTATGACGTGGAAAAACAGTTTTCCGTGCTGCGACGCGCTCGAGCTCTGGCAACATCTTTTTCCGAAAAGCCCCACATTTTTTCGGCAGGCCGGCTGCGTTCGGCGGGCGTGGTCATCCTTGGACTTTTCGCTCTTGTGTGCTTTGCTCTGGCGGCTTGGCATCGACCCAAGCATCAACCGGCGCAACGGCTTCGCCGAGCCTACGCCCGCCGCCTTTTGCGCCACGGGTATGTCTTGAAGGAATGCCAGGGGGTGGCAGAGGCGGCCAAGGCCATCGACGATCCCGATCTTCGAGACCGCGCCATGCGTTTTGCGCAACGCTTTGAACGCGCCGTGTACCGAGACCAAAACCTGGACAAAAACACCCTCCGCGCCCTTCAAGAACATCTTCGAAAGCTGTGA
- the rpmB gene encoding 50S ribosomal protein L28 produces MSRTCQFCGKTPHVGHNVSHANNKTKKVWYPNLQRVRHVYSDGTVRRVRVCTRCLRSGMVVKPA; encoded by the coding sequence ATGAGTCGCACATGCCAATTTTGTGGAAAGACGCCTCATGTGGGGCATAACGTGAGTCACGCCAACAACAAGACCAAGAAGGTTTGGTATCCCAATCTGCAGCGCGTGCGCCATGTTTATTCCGATGGTACAGTTCGCCGCGTGCGCGTCTGCACCCGTTGCCTTCGTTCCGGCATGGTGGTGAAACCCGCCTGA
- a CDS encoding DUF58 domain-containing protein, with product MGIAAVNTANNLIYVITSTLLGFMLLSGIAGKSNLEAVDVSVSLPEEIYAKTPAPVIVRVRNRRRFFPIYLVYVHVGSEKVLFTYVERASEKRRTIPVRFERRGAFPSVPVWVASPFPFGFFERTRLLSPLPTVIVYPKPVPCRPATKPFAQTDHGEDKSLEHRTGEEHDLRSIREYQAGDPLKKIHWKCSARTDRWLTKEFSITTEDAMVVNVAHLPGKNWESRLSCAAFVINWAVRRGKAVGLVLEGQIYEPKASLPHKRELLKALALHGQD from the coding sequence GTGGGCATTGCCGCCGTCAACACGGCCAACAACCTGATCTATGTCATCACGTCCACACTTCTGGGCTTCATGCTCCTTTCGGGCATCGCGGGAAAATCCAACCTGGAAGCGGTGGACGTGAGCGTTTCTCTGCCCGAAGAAATCTATGCCAAAACGCCGGCGCCGGTGATCGTGCGGGTGCGAAACCGGCGTCGTTTTTTTCCCATCTACCTGGTGTACGTGCATGTGGGCTCGGAAAAGGTTCTGTTTACCTACGTGGAGCGCGCCTCGGAGAAGAGGCGAACGATTCCGGTGCGCTTTGAACGGCGAGGGGCCTTTCCTTCCGTGCCCGTCTGGGTGGCGTCTCCCTTTCCTTTCGGCTTTTTTGAGCGAACCCGCCTCTTGAGCCCTTTGCCAACGGTGATCGTTTATCCCAAACCGGTGCCATGCCGGCCGGCCACAAAACCTTTCGCGCAAACCGATCACGGTGAAGACAAGTCCTTGGAACACCGCACGGGCGAAGAGCACGATCTTCGCAGCATTCGAGAGTACCAGGCAGGGGATCCACTCAAGAAGATTCACTGGAAGTGTTCGGCGCGAACCGACCGATGGCTCACCAAGGAATTTTCCATCACCACCGAAGACGCCATGGTGGTGAATGTGGCGCACCTGCCCGGAAAAAATTGGGAAAGCCGTTTGTCCTGCGCCGCTTTTGTCATCAACTGGGCCGTGCGTCGCGGAAAGGCCGTCGGGTTGGTTCTGGAAGGCCAAATCTACGAACCCAAGGCGTCTTTGCCGCATAAAAGAGAACTCTTGAAGGCGTTGGCCCTTCATGGTCAAGACTAG